Proteins encoded together in one Gemmatimonadota bacterium DH-78 window:
- a CDS encoding PTS sugar transporter subunit IIA, whose amino-acid sequence MRLNEYLRADLVLTDLAADDLHSVVDALAAHLAEAGVTRDADTVSAALAAREAAHTTAMGHGMALPHATIDGLERAVLMVALAKEAIQFGPEETDPVRVFFVLLSPPGREGEHIKLLARICRLVRHPGFVDELVTVDDGERAVEVIRRVDEQHV is encoded by the coding sequence ATGCGCCTCAACGAGTACCTGAGGGCCGATCTGGTCCTCACCGACCTGGCCGCCGACGACCTCCACTCCGTGGTCGACGCGCTGGCCGCGCACCTCGCCGAGGCGGGCGTCACCCGCGATGCCGACACGGTTTCGGCCGCCCTCGCCGCGCGCGAAGCGGCGCACACCACCGCGATGGGTCACGGCATGGCCCTGCCCCACGCCACGATCGACGGGCTGGAGCGGGCGGTGCTCATGGTGGCGCTGGCGAAGGAGGCGATTCAGTTCGGGCCCGAGGAGACCGATCCGGTTCGCGTCTTCTTCGTGCTGCTGTCGCCGCCGGGTCGCGAGGGAGAACACATCAAGCTGCTCGCGCGGATCTGCCGGCTGGTTCGCCACCCCGGCTTCGTCGACGAGCTCGTGACGGTGGACGACGGCGAGCGGGCGGTGGAGGTGATTCGCCGGGTCGACGAGCAGCACGTCTGA
- the murA gene encoding UDP-N-acetylglucosamine 1-carboxyvinyltransferase, with product MSRFIVEGGTPLSGRIRPAGNKNAALPCIAAAVLTDRPVTLDNVPRIRDVLTLLEIVASLGASVSWDDANTVTIDAGGVEVGRVDRAMAARIRASLLLAGPLLARFGDVTLPPPGGDVIGRRRMDTHFLAFESLGATVEFSEDFRIHAEGRLQAAPVFLDEPSVTGTENAVMAAVLAHGTTVLRNAAAEPHVQDLCRMLVSMGAKIDGIGTGRLVIEGVDRLDGTRFRLGADHIETGSFIGLAAVTGSDLVIEEAPMEHLDSTLLGFRRLGVDCSVEGADLRVHGSREHEIRHDAFGAVPKIDDGPWPAFPADLTSIALVTAIRCHGTILIHEKMFESRMFFTDKLVAMGARIILCDPHRAVVVGPTRLRGGPVESPDIRAGMALLIAALGAEGRSEIHNIRQIERGYERIDDRLRALGARIERRDDGG from the coding sequence ATGAGCCGATTCATCGTGGAGGGTGGGACGCCGCTCTCCGGCCGGATCCGTCCCGCCGGCAACAAGAACGCCGCCCTCCCCTGCATTGCTGCCGCGGTCCTCACCGATCGGCCGGTCACCCTCGACAACGTTCCGCGCATCCGCGACGTGCTCACCCTTCTCGAGATCGTCGCCTCGCTCGGGGCGTCGGTCTCGTGGGATGACGCGAACACCGTCACGATCGATGCCGGCGGGGTCGAGGTCGGTCGGGTGGATCGCGCGATGGCGGCAAGGATCCGGGCCTCCCTCCTTCTCGCGGGGCCGCTGCTCGCGCGCTTCGGCGACGTCACGCTGCCCCCTCCGGGCGGCGACGTGATCGGTCGCCGGCGCATGGACACCCACTTCCTGGCGTTCGAATCGCTCGGGGCGACCGTGGAGTTTTCCGAGGACTTCCGCATCCACGCCGAAGGACGTCTTCAGGCGGCACCGGTCTTTCTCGACGAGCCGTCGGTGACCGGAACGGAGAACGCCGTGATGGCCGCCGTTCTGGCGCACGGGACGACGGTGCTGCGAAACGCCGCCGCGGAGCCGCACGTACAGGACCTCTGCCGGATGCTGGTGTCGATGGGCGCGAAGATCGACGGCATCGGTACCGGACGCCTCGTGATCGAGGGGGTGGACCGGCTCGACGGCACGCGCTTCCGATTGGGAGCCGACCATATCGAGACCGGATCGTTCATCGGGCTGGCGGCCGTCACGGGCAGCGACCTGGTGATCGAGGAGGCGCCGATGGAGCACCTCGACTCCACACTGCTCGGCTTCCGGCGCCTCGGGGTCGACTGCTCGGTGGAGGGGGCCGATCTGCGGGTGCACGGCTCGCGTGAGCACGAGATCCGGCACGATGCCTTCGGGGCCGTTCCGAAGATCGACGACGGACCCTGGCCCGCCTTTCCCGCCGACCTGACCTCGATCGCCCTCGTGACGGCCATTCGCTGTCACGGCACGATCCTGATTCACGAGAAGATGTTCGAGAGTCGGATGTTCTTCACCGACAAGCTGGTGGCGATGGGCGCGCGCATCATTCTGTGCGACCCCCATCGCGCCGTGGTGGTCGGGCCGACCCGGCTGCGCGGAGGGCCGGTGGAGAGTCCGGACATCCGGGCCGGAATGGCGCTTCTGATCGCGGCACTCGGGGCCGAGGGGCGCAGCGAGATCCACAACATTCGTCAGATCGAGCGTGGGTACGAGCGCATCGACGACCGGCTCCGGGCGCTCGGCGCCCGCATCGAGAGGCGAGACGATGGCGGATGA
- the rimP gene encoding ribosome maturation factor RimP gives MQVRVAEEATMATPVPEVTEQVEERVAALGFELVELEWAGSKRRPIIRLRVDRPEGQGAITVDECAVVSRGLEEWLDELDDLPEKYVLEVSSPGVERPLVRVRDFERFAGHEVALRGDGPLLEGRARRLEGELLGIEGDEGRERIRLRLPNGEEVAVPKESVRGAHLVYRWG, from the coding sequence GTGCAGGTTCGCGTGGCCGAGGAGGCGACGATGGCCACTCCGGTGCCCGAGGTGACGGAGCAGGTGGAGGAGCGCGTCGCCGCGCTGGGCTTCGAGCTGGTCGAGCTCGAGTGGGCCGGTAGCAAGCGACGGCCCATCATTCGGCTCAGGGTGGATCGGCCGGAAGGACAGGGAGCGATCACGGTCGACGAGTGCGCCGTGGTGAGTCGAGGGCTCGAGGAGTGGCTCGACGAGCTCGACGACCTCCCGGAGAAATACGTGCTCGAGGTGTCTTCGCCGGGGGTGGAACGTCCGCTGGTGCGGGTGCGGGATTTCGAGCGATTCGCAGGGCATGAGGTGGCTCTGCGGGGCGATGGTCCCCTTCTGGAAGGAAGGGCCCGGAGGCTCGAAGGCGAGTTGCTTGGAATCGAGGGCGACGAGGGGCGGGAACGCATCCGCCTCCGTCTGCCGAACGGGGAAGAGGTCGCGGTGCCGAAGGAATCGGTGCGGGGGGCCCACCTGGTCTACAGGTGGGGCTGA
- the nusA gene encoding transcription termination factor NusA, whose product MANAGQIVAALRDIGSTKDLSPDEVHDLLKDGILAGLMRIHGPNVEAEISIDEQTGEFDIVVLRRVVDEVEDPSSEISLEKARWDDPTFEVGDIMEIPVDFTQFGRNAVMAMKQRIVQRVREGERQRIRDEFEDRVGELLSGEVQQTERGKMVVMLNLARDADAIIPWKEQNPRERFRQGDPIRAVLKKVDETPKGPRIILSRADPLFVSALFKLEVPEIYQGIVEIKRIAREVGGRTKIAVSSRDESIDPVGACVGLKGSRVQAVVSELGGERIDIVPWHPETEVFARRALAPARVSRVVSNPERQVVTAIVDEDQLSLAIGRNGQNVRLASQLIGWQIDLYGSREWLEKGPEFSLFGDRDEDQYETADFPLAELELAEATLAALNGAGYNTFLDIIDLERQDFLRIEGLTEEDADRLLGLIDQLTVVEGESDSSDGDDDDSDDDGEGEAATGSDETDDAADDEEPEDSED is encoded by the coding sequence ATGGCGAACGCCGGACAGATCGTAGCTGCGCTGCGAGACATCGGATCGACGAAGGACCTGTCGCCGGACGAGGTGCACGACCTTCTCAAGGACGGCATCCTCGCCGGCCTCATGCGCATCCACGGCCCCAACGTAGAAGCCGAGATCTCGATCGACGAGCAGACGGGGGAGTTCGACATCGTCGTGCTCCGTCGCGTGGTCGACGAGGTCGAGGATCCCTCGTCGGAGATCTCGCTCGAGAAGGCCCGCTGGGACGACCCGACCTTCGAGGTCGGCGACATCATGGAGATCCCGGTCGACTTCACCCAGTTCGGTCGCAACGCGGTGATGGCGATGAAGCAGCGCATCGTGCAGCGCGTGCGCGAGGGCGAGCGCCAGCGGATCCGCGACGAGTTCGAGGATCGAGTGGGCGAGCTGCTCTCGGGCGAGGTGCAGCAGACCGAGCGCGGCAAGATGGTGGTGATGCTCAACCTGGCCCGCGACGCCGACGCGATCATCCCGTGGAAGGAACAGAACCCGCGGGAGCGCTTCCGTCAGGGCGACCCGATCCGGGCGGTGCTGAAGAAGGTGGACGAGACCCCCAAGGGGCCCCGTATCATCCTCTCCCGAGCCGACCCGCTCTTCGTGTCGGCCCTCTTCAAGCTCGAGGTCCCCGAGATCTATCAGGGCATCGTCGAGATCAAGCGCATCGCGCGTGAGGTGGGGGGGCGGACCAAGATCGCCGTGTCGAGTCGCGACGAGTCGATCGATCCAGTGGGCGCCTGCGTGGGACTCAAGGGGTCCCGCGTGCAGGCGGTCGTGTCGGAGCTCGGTGGCGAGCGGATCGACATCGTGCCGTGGCACCCCGAGACCGAGGTGTTCGCTCGGCGTGCCCTCGCTCCTGCGCGCGTTTCGCGGGTCGTGTCCAACCCCGAGCGCCAGGTGGTCACGGCGATCGTCGACGAGGATCAGCTGTCGCTGGCCATCGGCCGCAACGGTCAGAACGTGCGTCTGGCCTCGCAGTTGATCGGGTGGCAGATCGACCTCTACGGCTCGCGGGAGTGGCTGGAGAAGGGCCCGGAGTTTTCGCTTTTCGGCGACCGCGACGAGGACCAGTACGAGACGGCGGACTTCCCGCTGGCCGAGCTGGAGCTCGCCGAGGCCACACTGGCGGCCCTGAATGGCGCCGGGTACAATACTTTTCTCGACATCATCGACCTCGAACGGCAGGACTTTCTGCGGATCGAGGGGCTGACCGAAGAGGACGCCGACCGCCTTCTCGGCCTCATCGACCAGTTGACGGTGGTGGAGGGAGAGTCCGACTCGTCCGACGGTGACGACGACGACTCGGACGACGACGGAGAGGGCGAGGCCGCGACCGGGTCGGACGAGACCGACGACGCGGCCGACGACGAAGAGCCCGAGGATTCGGAAGACTGA